One Deinococcus grandis DNA window includes the following coding sequences:
- a CDS encoding tripartite tricarboxylate transporter TctB family protein, which translates to MSDPVTTPIPAARRGLSVPDLLVALGVLIVGALLLIGTLKIPFGINAYVGPRVFPMIVSVGTLALGALLLVATLRGYRAEPAAEEDSDPDAQPDLRQPGIILGGFLLGSLILVPLGFVVGTAVMYFSVGVAFGERRVPLLAGVALIVALVTYVAFTRGLGLSLPAGILKGVL; encoded by the coding sequence ATGTCTGATCCCGTCACCACCCCCATTCCCGCCGCGCGCCGCGGCCTGAGCGTGCCCGACCTGCTGGTCGCGCTGGGCGTCCTGATCGTCGGGGCCCTGCTTCTGATCGGCACGCTGAAGATTCCCTTCGGCATCAACGCGTACGTCGGCCCGCGCGTGTTCCCCATGATCGTGTCGGTCGGCACGCTGGCGCTGGGCGCACTGCTGCTCGTGGCGACCCTGCGCGGCTACCGCGCCGAACCCGCCGCCGAGGAGGACAGCGACCCGGACGCCCAGCCGGACCTGCGCCAGCCCGGGATCATCCTGGGCGGCTTCCTGCTGGGTTCGCTGATCCTGGTGCCGCTGGGCTTCGTGGTGGGCACGGCCGTGATGTACTTCAGCGTGGGCGTCGCGTTCGGTGAGCGCCGGGTGCCCCTGCTGGCGGGCGTCGCCCTGATCGTCGCGCTCGTCACGTACGTGGCGTTCACGCGCGGCCTGGGCCTGAGTCTCCCGGCGGGCATCCTGAAAGGGGTGCTGTGA
- a CDS encoding tripartite tricarboxylate transporter permease has translation MEAVTSLLAGFETALTPLNLLWALIGVTLGTLVGVLPGIGPALTVALLLPVTAQLPPVSAFIMFAGIYYGGMFGGSTTSILLNTPGESSSIITALEGNKMARRGRAAAALATAAIGSFVAGTIGTALLTIAAPAIADVAVKIPASATFSITVLAFVLISATFGSSPLRGLISLFIGLAFALIGIDSQSGQARFTLGFPELLDGIDFIVLVIGLFAVGETLYVASRLRKDKASVIKLDGNANMNREDWRRSWKPWLRGTALGFPFGAIPAGGAEIPTFLSFTLEKKLSKHPEEFGKGAIEGVAGPEAANNASAAGVLVPLLTLGLPTSATAAILLGAFQQYGIQPGPLLFATNGDLVWGLIASLFIGNVMLLVLNLPLAPVWAKLLLVPRPFLYAGILVFSTVGVYSLNNSVFDLVLLAIVGVIGFLMRRFDFPITPAIIGAILGPVAEKQFRTAVQNSQGDFTVFFQQPLSAFILLIVLAALVVPQVLKSRAARQGATS, from the coding sequence ATGGAGGCCGTCACGTCCCTGCTTGCGGGCTTCGAGACCGCCCTGACCCCCCTGAACCTGCTGTGGGCCCTGATCGGCGTGACACTGGGCACCCTGGTGGGCGTGCTGCCCGGCATCGGCCCGGCCCTGACCGTGGCGCTGCTGCTGCCGGTCACGGCGCAACTGCCGCCCGTGAGTGCGTTCATCATGTTCGCCGGGATCTACTACGGCGGGATGTTCGGCGGCAGCACCACCAGCATCCTGCTGAACACCCCGGGCGAATCGAGCAGCATCATCACCGCCCTGGAAGGCAACAAGATGGCCCGCCGGGGCCGCGCCGCTGCCGCCCTGGCGACCGCCGCGATCGGGTCGTTCGTGGCGGGCACCATCGGCACGGCACTGCTGACCATAGCCGCCCCAGCCATCGCGGACGTGGCAGTCAAAATTCCTGCCAGCGCCACCTTCTCCATCACTGTTCTCGCCTTCGTGCTGATCAGCGCGACCTTCGGTTCTTCGCCACTCAGAGGCCTGATCAGTCTCTTCATCGGTCTGGCATTCGCCCTCATCGGCATCGACAGTCAGAGTGGTCAGGCCCGCTTCACACTGGGATTCCCTGAACTGTTGGACGGGATCGATTTCATTGTTCTGGTGATCGGCCTGTTCGCGGTGGGTGAGACCCTGTATGTGGCAAGTCGCCTGCGGAAAGACAAGGCCAGCGTGATCAAACTGGACGGAAACGCCAACATGAACCGCGAGGACTGGCGGCGCTCGTGGAAACCGTGGCTGCGCGGCACGGCGCTGGGCTTCCCGTTCGGCGCGATCCCGGCGGGCGGCGCGGAGATCCCCACCTTCCTGTCCTTCACGCTGGAGAAGAAGCTCAGCAAGCACCCCGAGGAGTTCGGCAAGGGCGCCATCGAGGGCGTGGCCGGGCCGGAAGCGGCGAACAACGCGTCCGCGGCGGGCGTGCTCGTACCGCTGCTGACCCTGGGTCTGCCCACCAGCGCCACCGCCGCGATCCTGCTCGGCGCGTTCCAGCAGTACGGGATTCAGCCGGGGCCGCTGCTGTTCGCCACGAATGGGGATCTGGTATGGGGTCTGATCGCCAGTCTGTTTATCGGCAATGTCATGCTGCTGGTGCTCAATCTGCCCTTAGCGCCTGTCTGGGCGAAGCTGCTGCTCGTGCCGCGCCCTTTCCTGTACGCTGGGATTCTGGTGTTCAGCACGGTGGGGGTGTACTCACTGAACAACAGCGTGTTCGACCTGGTGCTGCTGGCCATCGTCGGGGTGATCGGGTTCCTGATGCGGCGGTTTGACTTCCCCATCACGCCAGCGATCATCGGGGCGATTCTGGGACCAGTCGCCGAGAAACAGTTCAGAACTGCAGTGCAGAACAGCCAGGGGGATTTCACCGTCTTCTTCCAGCAGCCGCTGTCGGCGTTCATCCTGCTGATCGTGCTGGCGGCGCTGGTGGTGCCGCAGGTGCTCAAGTCCCGCGCGGCGCGGCAGGGTGCAACCAGCTGA
- a CDS encoding Bug family tripartite tricarboxylate transporter substrate binding protein, whose protein sequence is MKKTAILAASALLTLAAPATAQNLSNLRIMAPASPGGGWDQTSRTIQTVLQNQGIAKPVQVFNVPGAGGTIGLAQLYNSKGDSNLLMTMGLVMVGAIQTNSSKVDLSRVTPIARLTGEYEVIVVPTSSPYKTLGDLAAAWKANPSLPFAGGSAGGTDHMLVGLFAKAAGVDPRKMNYVPFSGGGETLAAVLGNQVTAAVAGYGEFEAQIKAGKLRALGISAPKAQPGIPVATMKSQGFNVELANWRGIVAPPGLSSSEKGALVAAMDKLHASKEWKDTLKTRNWTDLYMSGSKFDVFLKLEATRTREVLKDIGLVK, encoded by the coding sequence ATGAAGAAGACTGCCATCCTGGCCGCGTCCGCCCTGCTGACGCTCGCCGCGCCCGCCACCGCCCAGAACCTCAGCAACCTGCGCATCATGGCGCCCGCGAGCCCCGGCGGCGGCTGGGACCAGACCAGCCGCACCATCCAGACCGTGCTGCAGAACCAGGGCATCGCCAAGCCCGTGCAGGTGTTCAACGTGCCCGGCGCGGGCGGCACCATCGGCCTGGCGCAGCTGTACAACAGCAAGGGCGACAGCAACCTGCTGATGACCATGGGCCTCGTGATGGTCGGCGCGATCCAGACGAACTCCTCCAAGGTGGACCTCAGCCGCGTCACCCCGATCGCCCGCCTGACCGGCGAGTACGAGGTCATCGTGGTGCCCACCAGCAGCCCCTACAAGACCCTGGGTGACCTCGCGGCCGCCTGGAAGGCCAACCCCAGCCTGCCCTTCGCGGGCGGCAGCGCCGGCGGCACCGACCACATGCTCGTCGGGCTGTTCGCCAAGGCGGCGGGCGTGGACCCCCGCAAGATGAACTACGTGCCCTTCAGCGGCGGCGGCGAGACGCTCGCGGCGGTGCTGGGCAACCAGGTGACGGCCGCCGTCGCCGGGTACGGCGAGTTCGAGGCGCAGATCAAGGCCGGGAAACTCCGCGCGCTGGGCATCAGCGCCCCCAAGGCCCAGCCGGGCATTCCGGTCGCCACCATGAAGTCCCAGGGCTTCAACGTGGAACTCGCCAACTGGCGCGGCATCGTCGCCCCTCCCGGCCTGAGCAGCAGCGAGAAGGGCGCGCTGGTGGCCGCCATGGACAAGCTGCACGCCAGCAAGGAATGGAAGGACACCCTCAAGACCCGCAACTGGACGGACCTGTACATGAGCGGCAGCAAGTTCGACGTGTTCCTGAAGCTGGAAGCGACCCGCACCCGCGAGGTCCTCAAGGACATCGGGCTCGTCAAGTAA